CTGCTGTATCAAGGAAAATAGCGTTATTCTCTTTACCCATAGCTGATGCGAACTGATCCATGATTCCGCAGTTACAGCCGTTGTAGTTGTTCTCTGAATACTGGCCGATAAGAGCTATATCCTGATTAGTAACATCAAATCCATAAAGGTCTCTTAATATAAATCCTGTAAGAACCTCAAGAGAAGCTGATGATGAAAGGCCTGATCCATTAGGAATATTTCCATTGATGACCATATCAAAGCCCTTATCAAGCTTCATTCCACGTCCTGCAAATGCCCATATAACGCCAATCGGATAATTAGTCCATCCTGCCTGATCGTTTATAGTATCTATATCATCAAGATTTACTCCGTATACACCAAACCTGTCCTGATTGACAGAATAGAACTGAACTACGCGGTCATCTCTTTTAGCAACAGCTGCATAAGTTCCAATTGTAAGCGCACATGGAAAAACATGTCCTCCGTTATAGTCGGTATGTTCACCTATAAGGTTAACTCTTCCCGGTGCAAAGTATGTCTTGATGCCTTCTCTTTTTCCAAAAACCTTCTCGAAATTCTCAAGAACTGACTGCTTCATGTTCTGATCGATCATAAAACCCTCCTGTATTTTTAAACTTTATGTTTTTTCTTATAAATAGATTATCAATTTATTTACTCTCTCAGAGCAATTATTCTGCTTATACTATATATTTAAGATGCAAATATTTAAATACCACTTTGTTCATATTACCTGTCAAAATGTTAACTGTTAATAATTAGTTAAAAAATCCCGGGTATAGTCAAAAGCCATATACCCGGGTCATTTTGTTCATATGTAAATATAAGTCTGTAAAACAGATGAATTACTGCTTAGCAGCCTGAAGAAGCTTATCCTTGAGCTGATTCTCGATCTGTGAAAGCTCAGCTTCTGCCTCACGACGCTTAGCCTTACCTTCTGTCTGGATCTTGAGAACCTCATCAAGAGTTGTGATAAGAGACTCATTTGTATGCTTGAGAGTTTCGATATCAACAATTCCTCTCTCTGCCTCTTTAGCGCTCTCGATAGTTGCAACCTTGAGTGCATCTGCATTTGCCTTGAGTAATTTATTAGTCATATCGTTAACTTCTCTCTCTGCCTGAGCAGCCTGTGTTGAATGTTCGATACCGATAGCAATAACCATCTGGTTCTTCCAAAGAGGAATAGTATTAACGATAGTTGACTGAATCTTCTCAGCCATTACTGTGTCTGAGCTCTGTACCATACGGATCTGTGGGCCGGTCTGCATAGCAATAGTTCTTGTAAGCTCGAGGTCATAGATCTTCTTCTCAAATCTGTCGCACTTGTTTGCGAAATCCTTAGCCTTCTCGGCATCCTCAGGAAGTCCTGATTCCTCAGCCTTCTTCTGAAGTTCTACAAGTGTAGTACTACGCTCCTGTTCAAGTCTCTTCTTACCTGCAAGGATGTACATTGTAAGCTCCTTGTAGTAGTTGAGGTTGAGGTCATACATTCTGTCGAGAAGCTCTACGTCCTTCATCAGTGTTACCTGATGTCTCTCAAGCTCATTAGAAATAGTCTCAACGTTTGTCTCAACCTTGTTGTACTTGGCCTTCATGCCCTCAATCTTGTTGGCACCTCTCTTGAAGAGAGCCTTAAGTCCCTTCTCATCCTCAGCGATGTCAAAGCTCTTGAGCTGTGTAACGAGATCAGTGATCATATCACCAACCTGTCCCATATCCTTGGTACGTACATTATCTATAGCTTTCTCAGAGAAATCTGCAAGCTTCTTCTGTGTACCAACACCATAGTTCATGATACCTGTTGTGTTGCTGATATCAATCTGCTTGCTGAAATCATCAACCTGTTTAAGTTCCTCAGCTGATAACTGCGCTTCCATTGCAAGGTTGCCGTTGTCCTTGGCTTTCTCAGGCTCTGCCTGAACTGCTTCCTGTGCAGGTGCCTCTGCTGTAGCTGCCTCTGCCCCAAAAGAAAGTGAAGGTGCAGCTGGTGCTGCATCAAAGTTTAACTCATCTCCCATTACAAAAATCCTCCTAAAAACTTAATTTATTTATCAAACTCAAGAACTGCACCCTGCTGTGCCTGAGCCATCATCCCTCCTGCAGCTGAAACCTGCATTCCGTCATCTGTAAGTCCATCCTGTGCCATCATTGTCTTCATGACTGAAATATCTGATGAGATATCCCAGGCCATATCCTGGAAAAGGCTGTCAAGAAGCTTCTCAAAAGCTTCATTGATCGTATCCATAACTTCATCAATCTCTTTTTTGGTCTGCTGAACATTCTCACCCTGAACCGCCTGCTTATCAAGTTCCACATAAGCAGCAAGAAGTTTCTTGGTTGTAGGCAGATAGTAGTTCATCAGTTTATGAAGATCATCTGCTGTATCAGGCTCTTTTTTAACCTGCTCAAAAATCTTGTTCATAAGGCTCTCGAGTTTATAGAGCTTATTAGACATTTCCTCTGTGTCAGGGATAACATCATTTATCTGTCTGACAAAAACAATATACTCTCTTCCTTCATCCAAAATGCTCTGAACCTTGTCAGGCGCCTTGGCAGGAGTAGCAGACCTTGTGAGTTCCTCAACCTGAGCATCTCTTTCCTCTCTAGCCATTCTGTCGCGCTCTGCTCCAAGATAGAGCTGATATGCAGCATCTGTTATCATAAAAGTAGAGTTCGTAGCGTCAAATTTACCTCTTGGAAGATAGTCCATAGCAACCATATCCTTGAGATTCTTGTACACTTTCTCATCAGATTCGAGAGCCGCAGCAGCAAGATCACTTACCTTAAAATATTCTGCATTCTTGAGAATATTACCATATTTGTGCATTGCCTTCGCCAGTTTGAATTTCTTAAGACCTCTGAATCCCCATAAACCTGTTGCAATCGTAATTGCAAGCATCGTTATTATCAAAGGCATCAGATGAGAAAAAAGACATCCAAAAAACGCCCAGAAAAAGCAAAAAGAAAGTGATGTTCCAATTATTCCCTCGACCAGTCCGTTATATTTGCTGATCCTCTTGGCCAAAAATGGAAATGTGTGAACAGCATTAGCGCCATTGTTACGGACTATATGTACCGTTCTGTCCTGATTGATACCACTGGCATAAGTCGTCTTGCGCTCAATACTGACTGACTTGACTGTTCTACTGATCTCTCCGGCCAGCTTACTGTAATCATTGGTATCTATGGCCTTAGTCACACTCTTTAATATATCGTTACCCGCATTTAAAAGTTCCTGCGTATTCTTATCCACAACCTGCCTCCCGGATTTCATAACAATCCGATTTCTACTACTCTAATTTACAAAACATGCAAGTCCATTTTACAGTAAGTCTACCTAAAATACAATTTTAATGAGGGATTTGTTTCATTTTTTCTAATTAGTTTCCTTGCCTATACATTAGTTAAATTGTTAATATGAAAATATA
The sequence above is a segment of the Butyrivibrio proteoclasticus B316 genome. Coding sequences within it:
- a CDS encoding toxic anion resistance protein, with translation MGDELNFDAAPAAPSLSFGAEAATAEAPAQEAVQAEPEKAKDNGNLAMEAQLSAEELKQVDDFSKQIDISNTTGIMNYGVGTQKKLADFSEKAIDNVRTKDMGQVGDMITDLVTQLKSFDIAEDEKGLKALFKRGANKIEGMKAKYNKVETNVETISNELERHQVTLMKDVELLDRMYDLNLNYYKELTMYILAGKKRLEQERSTTLVELQKKAEESGLPEDAEKAKDFANKCDRFEKKIYDLELTRTIAMQTGPQIRMVQSSDTVMAEKIQSTIVNTIPLWKNQMVIAIGIEHSTQAAQAEREVNDMTNKLLKANADALKVATIESAKEAERGIVDIETLKHTNESLITTLDEVLKIQTEGKAKRREAEAELSQIENQLKDKLLQAAKQ
- a CDS encoding 5-bromo-4-chloroindolyl phosphate hydrolysis family protein; the protein is MDKNTQELLNAGNDILKSVTKAIDTNDYSKLAGEISRTVKSVSIERKTTYASGINQDRTVHIVRNNGANAVHTFPFLAKRISKYNGLVEGIIGTSLSFCFFWAFFGCLFSHLMPLIITMLAITIATGLWGFRGLKKFKLAKAMHKYGNILKNAEYFKVSDLAAAALESDEKVYKNLKDMVAMDYLPRGKFDATNSTFMITDAAYQLYLGAERDRMAREERDAQVEELTRSATPAKAPDKVQSILDEGREYIVFVRQINDVIPDTEEMSNKLYKLESLMNKIFEQVKKEPDTADDLHKLMNYYLPTTKKLLAAYVELDKQAVQGENVQQTKKEIDEVMDTINEAFEKLLDSLFQDMAWDISSDISVMKTMMAQDGLTDDGMQVSAAGGMMAQAQQGAVLEFDK
- a CDS encoding galactokinase yields the protein MIDQNMKQSVLENFEKVFGKREGIKTYFAPGRVNLIGEHTDYNGGHVFPCALTIGTYAAVAKRDDRVVQFYSVNQDRFGVYGVNLDDIDTINDQAGWTNYPIGVIWAFAGRGMKLDKGFDMVINGNIPNGSGLSSSASLEVLTGFILRDLYGFDVTNQDIALIGQYSENNYNGCNCGIMDQFASAMGKENNAIFLDTADLSYEYAPIKLDGAKIVIANTNKKHKLTDSQYNARRSMCEEALAILQKTVDIKGLGDLSIEEFEAHKDVLTDPDMQKKAKHAVYENQRTIEAVKALKAGDIEHFGELMRQSHESLRDDYDVTGVELDTLAEEAWKIPGVIGSRMTGGGFGGCTVSIVKDEAVEDFKRIVGENYLKKIGYEATFYTVEIGGGPQEI